A single window of Colletes latitarsis isolate SP2378_abdomen chromosome 6, iyColLati1, whole genome shotgun sequence DNA harbors:
- the LOC143342504 gene encoding uncharacterized protein LOC143342504, translating to MRIRPGCAAALAVLLHAALVASKALDQSPLQQQSQQQIPYGTEAQKRWGGDLGGGHGGDASGYGGDIGGGLGGYGGGIGGHGGDIGGGYGHSGGGDIGGGVGHSGGGDVGGDLGHSGGGDIGGGLGHYGGGDIGGGLGHSGGGDIGGGLGHSGGGGDVGGFGHSGGGDEHHDDHHHDHGYWKKKLIWKPGWKKIWKPAKKQIWKPAWKKIWKPVWVPTQKAVWKEIQVPAWKKIWKPVWKEIQVPVWKEIQVPAWKKIWKPVWKPIKVPAWKEIQVPAWKKIWKPVWKEIQVPAWKEIQVPAWKKLWIPEWVKVGIPGEHYHGTDHHGWQYTSHDLWKKKLIWKPLWKKYWKPAKKQIWVPDKKLEWVPAWKQIWKPAKKQIWVDDKKLIWKEEWKQIWKPAKKQVWVPDKKLEWKEAWKQIWKPDKKLEWIPDKKLAWKEAWKQIWVPAWKEIWVPAWKKIWKPVWISEWFPSEDHHHPHHGWEDRKDTQAKGTEAVSKLKPQGLQQQVDENKIRWDRSSKTEVQTINQDLVPPPASQNQSAANFAFPVQ from the exons ATGAGGATTCGCCCGGGATGCGCG GCTGCGCTAGCAGTGCTACTGCACGCCGCCCTTGTGGCGAGCAAAGCGTTGGATCAGAGTCCGTTGCAGCAACAGTCTCAGCAGCAAATTCC GTATGGAACGGAAGCACAGAAGAGATGGGGTGGCGATTTGGGTGGTGGCCACGGCGGTGACGCGAGTGGCTACGGCGGCGACATCGGTGGTGGTTTAGGTGGCTACGGTGGTGGCATCGGTGGCCATGGCGGTGACATTGGCGGAGGTTACGGCCATTCCGGTGGTGGTGACATTGGCGGGGGCGTGGGTCACTCCGGAGGCGGCGACGTTGGCGGAGATTTGGGACACTCTGGAGGTGGTGACATTGGCGGAGGCTTGGGACACTATGGAGGTGGCGACATAGGCGGCGGTTTGGGTCATTCCGGAGGTGGTGACATTGGCGGCGGTTTGGGACACTCCGGTGGCGGAGGAGACGTCGGTGGATTTGGTCATTCGGGAGGCGGGGATGAACATCACGACGACCATCACCACGACCACGGCTACTGGAAGAAGAAGCTGATTTGGAAACCGGGCTGGAAGAAGATCTGGAAACCGGCGAAGAAGCAGATCTGGAAGCCCGCGTGGAAGAAGATCTGGAAACCGGTGTGGGTGCCGACGCAGAAGGCCGTGTGGAAGGAGATCCAGGTGCCGGCGTGGAAGAAGATCTGGAAACCGGTGTGGAAGGAGATACAGGTACCTGTGTGGAAAGAGATTCAGGTACCAGCGTGGAAGAAGATCTGGAAACCCGTATGGAAGCCGATCAAGGTCCCGGCGTGGAAGGAGATACAGGTGCCCGCTTGGAAGAAGATCTGGAAACCCGTCTGGAAGGAGATCCAGGTGCCAGCTTGGAAGGAGATCCAAGTGCCAGCCTGGAAGAAGCTCTGGATACCGGAGTGGGTTAAGGTCGGGATCCCCGGCGAGCATTATCATGGCACCGATCACCACGGTTGGCAGTACACCAGCCACGATCTGTGGAAGAAGAAACTGATATGGAAACCGCTTTGGAAGAAGTACTGGAAACCGGCGAAGAAGCAGATCTGGGTACCTGACAAGAAGTTGGAATGGGTGCCGGCGTGGAAGCAGATCTGGAAGCCGGCCAAGAAGCAGATCTGGGTGGACGACAAGAAGCTCATCTGGAAGGAGGAGTGGAAGCAGATTTGGAAACCGGCGAAGAAGCAGGTCTGGGTGCCTGACAAGAAGTTGGAGTGGAAAGAGGCTTGGAAGCAGATCTGGAAACCGGACAAGAAGTTGGAATGGATACCTGATAAGAAGCTGGCGTGGAAGGAGGCATGGAAACAGATTTGGGTGCCAGCTTGGAAGGAGATCTGGGTGCCAGCCTGGAAGAAGATCTGGAAGCCAGTATGGATATCGGAATGGTTCCCGTCGGAGGACCATCATCATCCTCATCACGGATGGGAGGATCGCAAGGACACCCAGGCCAAAGGTACGGAAGCGGTCTCGAAGCTGAAGCCTCAAGGTCTGCAACAACAAGTGGACGAGAACAAGATTAGGTGGGACAGATCGTCCAAGACGGAAGTTCAAACGATCAACCAGGATCTGGTACCGCCGCCAGCGTCGCAGAATCAGAGCGCCGCGAACTTCGCGTTTCCCGTTCAGTGA
- the LOC143342502 gene encoding uncharacterized protein LOC143342502, protein MRSSLLLLGCLFLVSALGDPIRTKKEAPLSPPPSQYGPPSTSYGVPNLGGSYSGPTDSYGAPPAPSSSYGAPSSSYGAPSAPSSSYGAPSSSYGAPSSSYGAPSAPSSSYGAPSSSYGAPSGHGSFGGDQGYSSGGSFDGDHGGHGGGGGGGGGHGSFGGDHYGGGGGGGGGHGSFGGDHYGGGGGGGGGHGSFGGDHHGGGGGGHGSFGGGGGGGGLSTSYGAPAQSYGPPAQPQGRFEKKLTWKAEWKQIWKTEQKLAWKQEWKKVQVPVWKEIQVPAWKEIKVPAWKKVQKPVWKEIQVPVWKEVQVPAWKKVWKPVWKEVQVPAWKEVQVPDWKKIWVPEWIKVGIPGEQYVGKDHHGWQYTSHNLWKKKLIWKPVWKKVWRTEKKQVWVSDKKLEWKAEWKQIWKTEKKQVWVPDKKLVWKEESVQVWVPEKKQIWVTQKKQVWKDEWKSKWVPVWKDVQVPAWKKVWKPVWEKVWVQEEPHHDDHHGYK, encoded by the exons ATGCGGTCTAGCCTG CTACTGTTGGGTTGCCTCTTTCTCGTCTCCGCTTTAGGAGACCCGATAAGGACGAAGAAAGA AGCTCCGTTGAGCCCACCCCCGAGCCAGTATGGTCCACCATCGACCTCCTACGGTGTTCCGAATCTAGGAGGATCTTACAGCGGGCCCACCGATTCCTACGGCGCTCCTCCGGCGCCATCTTCGTCTTACGGCGCGCCATCTAGCTCCTACGGTGCACCGTCAGCGCCATCTTCATCTTACGGTGCCCCGTCGTCCTCCTACGGTGCACCATCCTCCTCTTACGGTGCACCGTCGGCTCCATCTTCATCCTACGGAGCACCATCGTCCAGTTACGGGGCCCCATCTGGTCACGGTTCCTTCGGTGGTGATCAAGGATACAGCAGCGGCGGGTCGTTTGACGGCGATCACGGTGGACACGGAGGAGGCGGAGGTGGTGGAGGTGGTCACGGATCCTTCGGTGGTGATCATTACGGCGGAGGTGGAGGCGGTGGAGGTGGTCACGGATCCTTCGGTGGAGATCATTACGGCGGAGGTGGGGGCGGTGGAGGTGGTCACGGATCCTTCGGTGGTGACCATCATGGCGGAGGAGGCGGTGGTCATGGATCCTTCGGCGGTGGAGGCGGAGGAGGGGGGCTGTCGACTTCGTACGGGGCCCCTGCGCAATCCTACGGACCCCCGGCTCAACCGCAAGGACGGTTCGAGAAGAAGCTAACGTGGAAGGCGGAGTGGAAGCAGATCTGGAAGACGGAGCAAAAGCTAGCGTGGAAACAGGAATGGAAGAAGGTCCAAGTGCCCGTGTGGAAGGAAATCCAAGTCCCGGCGTGGAAGGAGATCAAGGTGCCTGCCTGGAAGAAGGTCCAGAAGCCTGTATGGAAGGAGATCCAGGTGCCGGTGTGGAAGGAGGTCCAGGTCCCGGCTTGGAAGAAAGTTTGGAAGCCCGTGTGGAAGGAGGTGCAGGTGCCAGCGTGGAAGGAAGTCCAGGTGCCGGACTGGAAGAAGATCTGGGTGCCGGAGTGGATCAAGGTCGGGATCCCGGGCGAGCAGTACGTCGGCAAGGACCATCACGGCTGGCAGTACACCAGCCACAACCTCTGGAAGAAGAAGCTGATCTGGAAGCCGGTGTGGAAGAAGGTCTGGCGAACGGAGAAGAAACAGGTCTGGGTCAGCGACAAGAAGCTGGAGTGGAAGGCCGAGTGGAAGCAGATCTGGAAGACGGAGAAGAAGCAGGTCTGGGTGCCCGACAAGAAGCTCGTCTGGAAGGAGGAGTCCGTGCAGGTCTGGGTGCCGGAGAAGAAGCAGATCTGGGTGACGCAGAAGAAGCAAGTATGGAAGGACGAGTGGAAGAGCAAATGGGTGCCGGTTTGGAAGGACGTGCAGGTCCCCGCGTGGAAGAAGGTTTGGAAGCCCGTCTGGGAGAAGGTCTGGGTCCAAGAGGAGCCCCACCACGACGACCACCACGGGTACAAGTAA